A part of Paraliobacillus zengyii genomic DNA contains:
- a CDS encoding ABC transporter permease subunit: protein MHRIVRFFLYYIAGLIGIILVSSAPILFQPSDLLNLSPYIDQVISLVKALGQPDSWTYFYLDRELSVFSMIWNPYLYSIKLFVGAIILGFFVAFILGIVTMFLPKILMQSIKRLLGFMESIPDLMVAFLLQLGVVTIFQHTDILLMRFVTLGDERIFLAPVVVLSFLPMVSLYRILILLMEEELTKEYIELARSKGIRQSYILVKHVLRNIMKSVFYQSKIIVWTTLSSLFVIEYMFNINGISSFVMTDFRSIILAVVLWLVFTPLFILYQGVEIFIFNESYDSHPVAPIRRTNHWQTFKQLGVRK from the coding sequence TTGCACAGGATCGTACGTTTTTTTCTATATTACATAGCAGGATTAATTGGCATCATTCTCGTTAGTAGTGCACCTATATTATTTCAACCTTCAGACCTATTGAACCTATCTCCATATATAGATCAAGTTATCTCGCTTGTAAAAGCATTAGGTCAACCAGATAGCTGGACATATTTTTACTTAGATCGGGAGTTATCCGTTTTTTCAATGATATGGAATCCTTATCTATATTCGATAAAATTATTTGTTGGAGCTATTATTCTAGGTTTTTTTGTTGCATTTATATTAGGTATCGTAACGATGTTTTTACCGAAAATACTGATGCAATCTATTAAACGCTTACTAGGATTTATGGAATCTATTCCAGATTTGATGGTGGCTTTTTTGTTACAGTTAGGTGTTGTTACGATTTTTCAACACACTGATATTTTACTGATGCGTTTTGTTACATTAGGCGATGAACGTATCTTTTTAGCACCTGTTGTGGTTTTATCTTTTTTGCCAATGGTCTCCCTCTATCGAATCCTTATCTTATTGATGGAAGAAGAGCTGACAAAAGAATATATTGAATTGGCTCGAAGTAAAGGGATTAGGCAAAGTTATATTTTAGTGAAACATGTGCTGCGTAATATTATGAAGAGTGTTTTCTACCAGTCAAAAATTATTGTTTGGACAACGTTATCCAGTTTATTTGTTATTGAATACATGTTTAATATTAATGGAATCTCTAGTTTTGTGATGACAGACTTTCGTTCGATTATCCTTGCTGTCGTTCTATGGTTGGTTTTCACACCATTATTTATCCTTTACCAAGGCGTCGAGATATTCATTTTTAACGAATCATATGATTCACATCCGGTAGCTCCAATAAGACGAACAAACCATTGGCAAACGTTTAAACAATTGGGGGTTCGAAAATGA
- a CDS encoding YwgA family protein — protein MLANHAKLMKFFMTSGEIVGRKKLQKMIYILKQCEVPFEEKFEFHFYGPYSEELSLRMEELCNLGFIAEQKEKKSNYYQYRYTMTADGEDFLEQSEVNLPSFEDKIVKMKEKSSRFLELVSTMLYFSELTKTEVEEKVQVVKKSSNYTPADIDEAWTFINELQ, from the coding sequence ATGTTAGCAAATCATGCTAAACTGATGAAGTTTTTCATGACTTCCGGCGAAATTGTTGGCCGAAAAAAATTACAGAAGATGATTTATATCTTAAAACAGTGTGAGGTCCCTTTTGAAGAAAAATTTGAATTTCATTTTTACGGACCTTATTCAGAAGAATTATCTTTGAGAATGGAAGAGTTATGTAACTTAGGTTTTATTGCAGAACAGAAGGAAAAAAAGAGCAATTATTATCAATATCGTTATACAATGACAGCAGATGGAGAAGACTTTCTTGAACAATCCGAAGTAAACCTTCCATCATTTGAAGATAAAATAGTAAAGATGAAAGAAAAAAGTTCGCGTTTTTTGGAACTTGTGTCTACGATGCTTTATTTTAGCGAGTTAACCAAAACAGAAGTGGAAGAAAAAGTGCAAGTCGTGAAGAAAAGTTCAAATTACACACCAGCCGATATCGATGAAGCTTGGACGTTTATTAACGAATTGCAATAA
- a CDS encoding HD domain-containing protein has protein sequence MAYKDEQLYEEKVFKDPVHRYVHVKDRVIWDLIGTAEFQRLRRIKQLGTAYVTFHGAEHSRFNHSLGVYEIVRRILFNFEGRPNWNKDERLLSLCAALLHDLGHGPFSHSFEKVFKLDHEDFTKKIILGNTEINQILRKVDVDFPQKVADVINKTYEDQLVVSMISSQIDADRMDYLQRDAYFTGVSYGHFDMERILRVMRPLEDQVVIKASGMHAVEDYIMSRYQMYWQVYFHPVSRSAEVILSKILHRAKDLYQADYAFSLEPTHFLSIFAGKVTVKDYLRLDESIVLYYFQMWQEETDPILKDLCRRFMNRNLFKYIEFNPNLQMKESIELTRLFTEVGIDPAYYLVVDSSSDLPYDFYRPGEEGERLPINLLMPNKSLEELSRQSDIVESISGKKRTDHKLYFPLDFVQTLPDDNPKKARIEVLLGLRKE, from the coding sequence ATGGCTTATAAGGACGAACAATTATATGAAGAAAAAGTTTTTAAAGACCCTGTTCATCGCTATGTTCACGTGAAAGATCGTGTGATATGGGATCTTATTGGAACTGCTGAATTTCAGCGTTTACGTCGAATTAAACAGTTAGGTACAGCTTATGTCACCTTTCACGGAGCAGAACATAGTCGTTTCAATCATTCCTTAGGTGTATATGAAATTGTTCGGCGAATATTGTTTAATTTTGAAGGAAGACCTAATTGGAATAAAGACGAGCGTCTTCTCAGTCTATGTGCTGCATTATTGCACGATCTAGGTCATGGCCCATTTTCTCATTCTTTTGAAAAGGTTTTTAAATTAGATCACGAAGACTTTACAAAAAAAATAATTTTAGGAAATACAGAAATTAATCAGATATTACGTAAAGTTGATGTAGATTTCCCACAAAAAGTGGCAGATGTCATTAATAAGACGTATGAAGATCAATTAGTGGTTAGTATGATTTCAAGTCAGATTGATGCTGATCGAATGGATTATTTACAACGAGATGCCTATTTTACTGGTGTTAGTTATGGTCATTTTGATATGGAACGTATTTTACGTGTCATGCGTCCTCTTGAAGATCAGGTCGTGATTAAAGCTTCTGGTATGCATGCAGTAGAGGACTATATTATGAGTCGCTATCAAATGTATTGGCAAGTTTATTTCCATCCGGTTAGTAGAAGTGCAGAAGTCATTTTATCAAAAATTCTACATCGTGCAAAAGATTTATATCAAGCGGATTACGCCTTTTCCTTAGAACCAACACATTTCCTATCTATTTTTGCAGGAAAGGTAACAGTGAAAGATTATTTGCGATTGGATGAATCAATTGTTCTTTATTACTTTCAAATGTGGCAGGAGGAAACCGATCCTATTTTAAAAGATTTATGTCGTCGTTTTATGAATCGTAATTTGTTTAAATATATTGAATTTAATCCTAATTTACAAATGAAAGAATCGATAGAATTAACACGTTTATTTACAGAAGTAGGAATAGATCCAGCATATTATCTTGTTGTCGATTCATCCTCTGATTTACCATATGATTTTTATCGTCCTGGCGAAGAGGGCGAGCGATTACCAATTAACTTATTAATGCCGAATAAATCGTTAGAAGAATTATCAAGGCAATCTGACATTGTTGAATCAATTTCAGGGAAAAAGAGAACAGATCATAAGTTGTATTTTCCGTTGGATTTTGTTCAAACATTACCTGATGATAACCCGAAAAAGGCAAGAATAGAAGTTTTACTAGGCTTGCGTAAAGAATAA
- a CDS encoding lipoate--protein ligase family protein — protein MIDWKTFFTGKTYRLIDHSDPSVTEKAMDSFAYDDAIALSVSKHTAPHTIRLWVHDKTVVLGISDARLPYMEEAVRWLQSQGYQTVVRNSGGLAVVLDSGVLNISLLLSGGNTVGIHQGYDIMVAFIQDLLTDYTDEIKAFEVVGSYCPGEYDLSINGKKFAGISQRRVRDGIAVQIYLSVEGDGQERAELIRHFYNLGLRGETSKFTYPTVKPDTMRSLSELIGEQITVDQVKDKLTHLLDNLTSESDQTDLTDEESIEYKKRKQHMIDRNQKALGDLA, from the coding sequence ATGATAGATTGGAAAACTTTTTTTACTGGAAAAACATATCGACTAATTGACCACAGTGATCCTAGCGTAACGGAAAAGGCAATGGATTCATTTGCTTATGATGATGCAATCGCTCTGTCTGTTAGTAAACATACAGCACCACACACGATTCGATTATGGGTACACGACAAAACGGTCGTCTTGGGAATTTCAGATGCTCGCTTACCTTATATGGAGGAAGCTGTGCGCTGGTTGCAAAGTCAAGGTTACCAAACGGTTGTCCGAAACTCTGGGGGATTAGCCGTCGTACTTGATTCAGGTGTACTTAATATATCACTCTTACTTTCTGGCGGAAATACAGTAGGCATTCATCAAGGATACGATATCATGGTCGCATTCATTCAAGATTTATTAACAGATTACACAGATGAAATTAAAGCATTTGAGGTTGTTGGATCCTATTGTCCGGGGGAATATGATTTAAGTATCAATGGCAAAAAATTTGCTGGCATTTCTCAACGACGAGTTCGTGACGGAATAGCTGTTCAAATTTATCTTTCAGTAGAAGGTGACGGACAAGAACGAGCAGAATTAATTCGACATTTTTACAATCTTGGCTTAAGAGGGGAAACATCGAAATTCACTTATCCAACCGTAAAACCTGATACCATGCGTTCCTTATCCGAACTAATTGGCGAGCAGATTACAGTCGATCAAGTAAAAGATAAACTTACACATCTATTGGATAATTTGACTTCAGAAAGTGATCAAACTGATTTAACGGACGAAGAAAGTATCGAATATAAAAAAAGAAAACAACATATGATTGATAGAAATCAAAAAGCACTCGGTGATTTAGCTTAA
- the menC gene encoding o-succinylbenzoate synthase, translating to MEYKYPFVTSFGRVEHKDFYIIEVIDEDGISGFGETEAFTTPWYTEETTETNRHVIERFLVPLVVASPISHPEEVAERFQKVRRNNMAKAAVESAVWDLFAKKMNRPLYQLIGGTKQVIDVGVSIGLQTSTNQLLKVIDDKLAFGYKRVKLKVKPGNDVELVREVRRVFPAIDLMVDANSAYKLSDLKILKQLDQFNLQMIEQPLANDDFVEHASLQKQLQTPICLDESIHTYSDVKTAVALGSCQIINVKMSRVGGIQAVKEIEKYATEHNVSLWCGGMLEAGVGRAHSLAVASLGQFTLPGDTAASENYWHRDIIAPAVHVKNGQVQIPNKSGIGYEVDRDALKHFTVEKIVINKNSTD from the coding sequence ATGGAATATAAATACCCGTTTGTGACAAGTTTTGGGCGTGTGGAGCATAAGGACTTTTATATCATAGAAGTTATTGATGAAGATGGAATTAGTGGTTTTGGTGAAACAGAAGCATTTACAACTCCCTGGTATACAGAAGAAACAACGGAAACAAATCGACATGTGATAGAAAGATTTTTAGTTCCTTTGGTAGTAGCATCGCCAATTTCTCATCCAGAGGAGGTTGCGGAACGTTTTCAAAAGGTTCGTCGTAATAACATGGCAAAAGCGGCTGTAGAGAGCGCTGTTTGGGATTTGTTTGCGAAAAAGATGAATCGACCTTTATATCAGCTAATTGGTGGAACTAAACAAGTAATCGATGTTGGTGTTAGTATTGGCCTTCAGACATCTACGAATCAACTTTTAAAAGTGATTGATGACAAGCTTGCTTTTGGATACAAGCGAGTTAAGTTAAAAGTTAAGCCTGGTAATGATGTGGAACTTGTTCGAGAAGTGAGACGAGTGTTTCCTGCGATTGATTTAATGGTAGATGCGAATTCTGCCTATAAATTATCCGATTTAAAAATTTTAAAACAGTTAGATCAATTTAATTTACAAATGATTGAGCAACCATTAGCGAATGATGATTTTGTTGAACATGCATCTTTACAAAAACAATTACAGACACCAATTTGCTTGGATGAAAGTATTCATACATATAGTGATGTGAAAACTGCAGTAGCACTTGGTAGCTGTCAAATTATTAATGTGAAAATGAGTCGTGTAGGTGGAATTCAGGCTGTTAAAGAAATAGAAAAGTATGCAACAGAACATAATGTGAGTCTTTGGTGTGGTGGCATGCTTGAAGCAGGTGTTGGAAGAGCGCATAGTCTTGCGGTGGCGAGTTTAGGACAATTCACATTGCCAGGAGACACAGCAGCATCAGAGAACTATTGGCATCGCGATATTATTGCACCAGCTGTGCATGTGAAAAATGGCCAAGTTCAGATACCAAATAAATCAGGAATTGGATACGAAGTTGACAGAGACGCGCTAAAGCACTTTACAGTAGAAAAAATAGTTATCAATAAAAATAGCACGGACTAA
- the pta gene encoding phosphate acetyltransferase, with protein sequence MSDLYEMLKGRLKGNSRRIVFPEGSDERILQAASKLGEEGLVQPVLVGLRDKLEQQAKELNVSLANVEIIDPNKYEAFDEMVASFVERRKGKATEEAARKMLLDENYFGTMLVYMNKADGLVSGAVHSTADTVRPALQIIKTKEGIKKTSGVFIMVRDEEKYVFADCAINIAPDSQDLAEIALASADTASLFNIDPRVAMLSFSTKGSAKSEETDKVAEAVRIAKEQRPELTLDGEFQFDAAFVPSVAEKKAPDADIKGDANVFVFPGLEAGNIGYKIAQRLGNFDAVGPILQGLNKPVNDLSRGCNTDDVYKLAIITAAQSV encoded by the coding sequence ATGAGCGATTTATATGAAATGTTAAAAGGTAGATTAAAAGGAAATAGCAGAAGAATTGTATTCCCAGAAGGATCAGATGAAAGAATTCTACAAGCTGCAAGTAAATTAGGCGAGGAAGGTTTAGTTCAACCTGTACTAGTCGGATTAAGAGATAAATTAGAACAGCAAGCGAAAGAATTGAATGTTTCTTTAGCAAATGTGGAAATTATTGATCCTAATAAATATGAAGCATTTGATGAAATGGTTGCGAGCTTTGTTGAACGACGAAAAGGAAAAGCAACAGAAGAAGCTGCACGTAAAATGCTTTTAGATGAAAATTACTTTGGTACTATGCTTGTTTATATGAACAAAGCAGACGGGTTAGTAAGTGGTGCGGTGCATTCTACTGCTGACACGGTTCGTCCTGCTTTACAAATTATTAAGACAAAAGAGGGAATTAAAAAGACATCTGGTGTATTCATAATGGTTCGCGATGAAGAGAAGTATGTATTTGCGGATTGTGCGATAAATATTGCGCCAGATAGCCAAGACTTAGCTGAAATTGCTTTAGCAAGTGCTGATACAGCTAGCTTATTTAATATTGATCCACGCGTTGCGATGTTAAGTTTTTCAACGAAAGGATCTGCAAAATCTGAAGAAACAGATAAAGTAGCAGAGGCTGTAAGAATTGCTAAGGAACAACGTCCGGAATTAACATTAGATGGCGAATTTCAATTCGATGCGGCATTTGTTCCTAGTGTAGCAGAGAAAAAAGCACCAGATGCAGACATTAAAGGTGATGCAAACGTATTTGTATTCCCTGGATTAGAAGCAGGAAATATTGGTTATAAAATCGCTCAACGTTTAGGAAACTTTGATGCTGTCGGACCAATTTTACAAGGGTTAAATAAACCAGTAAATGATTTATCTCGTGGTTGTAACACAGATGATGTTTATAAATTAGCGATCATCACTGCAGCACAATCTGTATAA
- the hemQ gene encoding hydrogen peroxide-dependent heme synthase, translated as MAQAVETMDGWYCLHDLRKINWGAWKAASTETRDAALAEFQSLLSNWEEIDEAKTGSNAVYSIIGHKADMIFMILRPTMKELNEAELKFNKSSLAAFTTQSYSYVSVVELSKYMVKEGENSEDNPGTQARLRPRLPKWEYICFYPMDKRRQGDENWYSLPMEDRRNLMYEHSLTGRKYAGRIRQIITGSMGFDDWEWSVTLFAKDAIDIKKLVYEMRFDEVSAKYGEFGAFYVGNILTKDTVPTFLHI; from the coding sequence ATGGCACAAGCAGTAGAAACAATGGATGGTTGGTATTGTTTACATGACCTCCGCAAAATAAACTGGGGCGCTTGGAAAGCTGCTTCAACTGAAACAAGAGATGCAGCTTTGGCAGAATTCCAATCACTTTTATCAAATTGGGAAGAAATTGATGAAGCAAAAACCGGAAGTAATGCTGTCTATTCCATTATCGGACATAAGGCAGATATGATTTTTATGATCTTACGTCCAACGATGAAAGAATTAAATGAAGCTGAATTAAAGTTCAATAAATCATCCCTCGCTGCTTTTACAACGCAAAGTTATTCTTATGTATCAGTTGTCGAGTTGTCTAAATATATGGTTAAAGAAGGAGAAAATTCAGAAGATAATCCTGGAACACAAGCACGTTTACGACCTCGTTTACCTAAATGGGAATATATTTGTTTCTATCCAATGGACAAGCGGCGACAAGGTGATGAAAACTGGTATTCCCTACCAATGGAAGACCGTCGTAACTTAATGTATGAACACAGTTTGACTGGACGTAAATATGCAGGACGAATTAGACAAATCATTACTGGTTCCATGGGTTTTGATGATTGGGAATGGAGTGTTACGTTGTTTGCCAAAGATGCAATAGATATTAAAAAATTGGTATATGAAATGCGCTTTGATGAAGTAAGTGCTAAATATGGCGAATTTGGTGCATTTTACGTTGGTAATATTTTAACAAAAGATACTGTCCCTACATTTTTACACATCTAA
- the gerQ gene encoding spore coat protein GerQ yields the protein MTDEKKQRQTPAGGYMAQAQPMPGQPTPKVTQQQGLQGQTMYQPQQMPSYGYTPGMYQQGYQQPAYYPAQAFTSPTQNQPSYSQVPGMLPLEESYIENILRLNKGKVATVYMTFENNDRWNAKVFKGVIEAAGRDHIILSDPETTKRYLLLMVYLDYITFDGEINYDIPGAR from the coding sequence ATGACTGATGAAAAGAAGCAACGCCAAACACCTGCTGGAGGATATATGGCTCAAGCGCAACCAATGCCGGGGCAACCAACTCCCAAAGTTACACAGCAACAAGGATTACAAGGACAGACGATGTATCAGCCACAACAAATGCCTAGCTATGGTTACACACCTGGGATGTATCAACAAGGCTACCAACAACCAGCTTATTATCCTGCACAAGCCTTTACAAGCCCTACTCAAAATCAACCTTCTTATAGCCAAGTACCAGGGATGTTACCTTTAGAAGAATCCTACATTGAGAATATTTTGCGCCTAAACAAAGGAAAAGTAGCCACTGTTTATATGACTTTTGAAAATAACGATCGCTGGAATGCAAAAGTGTTTAAAGGCGTAATCGAAGCAGCTGGTAGAGATCATATTATCCTTAGTGATCCAGAGACTACGAAACGCTATCTCTTATTAATGGTCTATTTAGATTATATTACATTTGATGGGGAGATAAATTACGATATTCCTGGTGCCCGCTAA
- a CDS encoding DUF423 domain-containing protein: protein MKFFLLLGIINGFIAVALGAFGAHGLEGKISEKAIATWEKAVQYQMFHTVALLATGFLLAKYQITSVSLAGWFFLAGIILFSGSLYIYSTTAIKTFALITPLGGVAFLVGWILLGYAVMKVV, encoded by the coding sequence ATGAAGTTTTTTTTATTACTTGGAATTATTAATGGATTTATCGCAGTTGCATTAGGAGCATTTGGTGCACATGGACTAGAAGGTAAGATTTCTGAAAAGGCAATAGCTACATGGGAGAAGGCCGTTCAATATCAAATGTTTCATACTGTCGCATTACTAGCTACAGGTTTTTTATTAGCGAAGTATCAAATCACAAGTGTCTCTTTGGCAGGCTGGTTTTTTCTAGCGGGAATTATTCTTTTTTCGGGTAGCTTGTACATCTATTCAACAACCGCGATCAAAACATTTGCATTAATCACACCGCTTGGAGGCGTAGCTTTCTTAGTAGGTTGGATATTACTTGGATATGCTGTAATGAAAGTTGTTTAA
- a CDS encoding YwdI family protein encodes MITNKKVLQKMQQEVQTALTKHDQLSEVKEHARAIQLLCDLVLDTEETENVANSTHVQTHDAQEELELRKMMGESPASSKPTVTNGSPQSKPLVEEDANGDSLFDF; translated from the coding sequence GTGATAACAAATAAAAAAGTACTGCAAAAAATGCAGCAAGAAGTACAAACTGCACTTACAAAACACGACCAACTAAGTGAAGTGAAAGAACATGCTCGAGCAATTCAGTTATTATGTGATTTAGTTTTAGATACGGAAGAAACTGAAAATGTAGCTAATTCTACACATGTACAAACACACGATGCGCAAGAAGAGCTAGAACTTCGAAAAATGATGGGCGAGTCACCTGCATCATCAAAACCTACTGTTACAAATGGCTCACCTCAATCAAAGCCTCTTGTTGAAGAGGACGCTAATGGGGATTCGTTATTTGATTTTTAA
- a CDS encoding fructosamine kinase family protein, which translates to MNRLNRIIHEAIEKINPNATIETIRSFSGGDINQAYRVETNNKNYFVKTNQHVPANFFTFEANGIQLIKNTNTIAVPTVHYYNEPKQHEHAILVMDWIEGKSTEKSTIELGEQVAALHQHHHEKYGLDQDGFIGSLAQVNDFTDTWISYMRDYRLLPQLHLANERGRLSNERYAKLEKLINHIDKWLPANPKASLLHGDLWGGNWLTGANGKPFLIDPAVFYGDHLFELAFTELFGGFPQDFYNAYKEVMPIEDYYNDVKPLYQLYYLLVHLTLFGEGYGTAVDRTLNRYV; encoded by the coding sequence GTGAACAGATTGAATCGAATCATACACGAAGCAATAGAAAAAATCAATCCAAATGCGACTATTGAGACTATTAGATCTTTCTCAGGTGGAGATATTAACCAAGCATATCGTGTGGAAACAAACAATAAAAATTACTTTGTAAAAACAAATCAACATGTACCGGCCAACTTTTTTACGTTTGAAGCAAATGGAATTCAGTTAATTAAGAATACAAATACAATCGCTGTTCCAACAGTCCATTACTACAATGAACCAAAGCAACATGAACATGCCATACTCGTAATGGATTGGATTGAAGGGAAATCAACAGAAAAGTCGACAATTGAATTAGGGGAGCAAGTTGCTGCACTTCATCAACATCATCACGAAAAATACGGGTTAGACCAAGATGGTTTTATCGGATCCTTAGCACAAGTAAACGATTTTACCGATACGTGGATAAGTTATATGCGTGATTATCGTTTACTTCCGCAACTTCATCTCGCAAATGAACGAGGCAGATTATCAAACGAACGCTATGCTAAATTAGAAAAATTAATTAATCATATTGATAAATGGCTTCCTGCTAACCCTAAAGCTTCTTTATTACATGGGGATCTTTGGGGCGGAAATTGGTTAACTGGCGCTAATGGTAAACCATTTCTAATTGACCCTGCTGTTTTTTATGGTGATCATTTATTTGAATTAGCTTTCACAGAATTATTTGGCGGGTTTCCACAGGACTTTTACAACGCCTACAAGGAAGTCATGCCGATTGAAGATTACTATAATGATGTGAAACCGTTATACCAACTTTATTATCTTCTGGTCCATTTAACCTTATTCGGTGAAGGTTACGGGACCGCTGTAGATCGAACTTTAAACAGATACGTTTAA
- a CDS encoding DUF5316 family protein has translation MSFFLIIGVIALIISMLLIGGLPTTVRTHRERSSYQSETSKHRNSRTKFALYTGLIAAISLAIAGFSYLLR, from the coding sequence GTGTCATTTTTCCTTATTATTGGCGTTATTGCCTTGATTATTTCGATGCTTCTTATTGGTGGTCTTCCGACAACTGTCCGTACACATCGAGAACGATCTAGTTATCAATCGGAAACAAGCAAACACCGTAATTCCAGGACAAAGTTTGCATTATATACAGGTTTAATAGCCGCCATTTCATTAGCAATTGCAGGATTCTCTTACCTTTTACGTTAA
- a CDS encoding IS4 family transposase, with protein sequence MYFKKEMEPFIQGIHQVLSVSEVRQWAREIGFVQRQNKLKPEDFLSICAFLKETVGSSGLGNLCSSITRISGADISKQALHQRFDAKGVAFLQGIFNQLAEQQAIFMRPLYIDHLFSRIRILDATSFGVPKNDPDHPDGAKIQLEYELFEGKFLHTFLYDQTKSDQHAARELADTIEPGDLILRDLGYFSGEHLKKIDRAGGFYISRVPANMTFWTWDKKGKMMQIKPEEDAKKLEHGEAIDYGHIQIGKKGKNTLQTRLVVQQLTEEQKKKREGYLQKRRRKGGHTQSATKKNQIQILATNITSDQVEMQELYPIYSLRWQVEILFKTWKSLFHIDKVRAMNPERFACHLYGTLIHILLSSMIAFQCRYYLYQKHQIESSEFKSIDHVKSAIEEDQGQALYHSDSFITLIKNIYQNVYRHGRKDHRYQHKSPFDILYLAYERTVKAT encoded by the coding sequence ATGTATTTCAAGAAAGAAATGGAGCCATTTATTCAAGGCATTCATCAAGTGTTATCAGTCTCTGAGGTGCGTCAATGGGCGCGTGAAATAGGGTTTGTTCAACGCCAAAATAAATTAAAGCCAGAAGATTTCTTAAGTATTTGTGCCTTTTTAAAAGAAACAGTAGGCTCTAGTGGTTTGGGGAATCTATGTTCAAGTATCACGCGCATATCCGGTGCGGATATATCTAAACAGGCCCTACATCAACGTTTCGATGCGAAAGGTGTTGCCTTTCTCCAGGGGATTTTTAATCAACTAGCTGAACAACAAGCTATTTTTATGCGTCCATTATATATAGATCATTTATTTTCTCGTATCCGTATTTTAGACGCCACTTCTTTTGGTGTACCTAAAAATGATCCAGATCACCCGGATGGTGCCAAAATCCAATTAGAATATGAACTATTTGAAGGGAAATTTCTGCATACATTCCTTTATGACCAAACAAAAAGCGACCAACATGCAGCACGGGAATTGGCAGACACAATTGAACCAGGAGATCTTATCTTGCGCGATTTGGGTTACTTTTCTGGGGAACACTTGAAGAAAATAGATCGTGCAGGTGGCTTTTATATCTCACGTGTCCCTGCCAATATGACGTTTTGGACATGGGATAAAAAAGGGAAGATGATGCAAATCAAACCAGAAGAAGATGCAAAAAAATTGGAACATGGAGAAGCGATAGATTATGGGCACATTCAAATCGGAAAGAAAGGGAAAAACACACTCCAAACACGTCTGGTCGTGCAACAATTAACCGAGGAACAAAAAAAGAAAAGAGAGGGGTATTTACAAAAGAGAAGACGGAAAGGGGGTCACACCCAATCCGCCACCAAAAAAAATCAAATCCAAATCCTTGCCACCAATATAACATCGGATCAGGTAGAGATGCAAGAGCTATATCCGATTTATTCGTTGCGTTGGCAAGTGGAAATTCTATTTAAAACATGGAAATCATTATTTCATATCGACAAGGTGCGCGCAATGAATCCTGAACGGTTTGCGTGCCATTTATATGGTACGTTAATTCATATTCTTCTATCCTCTATGATTGCTTTTCAATGTCGGTATTATCTTTATCAGAAGCATCAGATCGAAAGCAGTGAGTTCAAATCTATCGATCATGTGAAAAGTGCCATTGAAGAGGATCAAGGCCAAGCGTTGTATCATAGCGATTCCTTTATTACATTGATAAAGAATATCTATCAAAATGTCTACAGGCATGGAAGGAAAGACCATCGTTATCAACATAAGAGTCCTTTTGACATTCTATATCTTGCGTATGAAAGAACCGTTAAAGCAACATAG